One part of the Prochlorococcus marinus str. SB genome encodes these proteins:
- a CDS encoding M10 family metallopeptidase C-terminal domain-containing protein, giving the protein EDDDYLRGGDDGDELYGESGDDLLKGEDGDDILVGGLGKDDLYGGSGNDVFRLTAGSGYDRIRDFEKGEDKIDKADFVVRELGIFNSGKNIKVYTNENKSDLLAIIYNHNLDDGSISDFIF; this is encoded by the coding sequence GAAGACGATGATTATCTTAGAGGTGGAGATGATGGAGATGAATTATATGGAGAAAGTGGAGATGATTTATTAAAAGGAGAAGATGGCGATGATATTTTAGTTGGAGGTTTAGGTAAAGATGATTTATATGGTGGAAGTGGTAATGATGTATTTAGATTAACTGCAGGAAGTGGTTATGACAGAATAAGAGATTTTGAAAAAGGAGAAGATAAAATCGACAAAGCAGATTTTGTTGTTAGAGAATTAGGTATTTTTAATAGTGGCAAAAATATTAAGGTCTATACAAATGAAAATAAAAGTGATTTATTGGCAATAATTTATAACCATAACTTAGACGATGGATCAATATCTGATTTTATTTTTTAA